In Anopheles gambiae chromosome 2, idAnoGambNW_F1_1, whole genome shotgun sequence, a single window of DNA contains:
- the LOC1274942 gene encoding uncharacterized protein LOC1274942 produces the protein MESGTIVVSHSPAAIPRAFLNERSSSMTILPTQGKLQQHPPRMSQLETLEAKMANIEVSLCAGTPRRRKGTSLGGSLSARSSPRPETAPSRELRTALQDREAVIQSLRLQLGLGKLPRPTGPPLDDTERPVAEQRLAKLKSDAETKRHVIKNLKSALEKLDVTDNIDVRIRQAELEYALGREELQLLSLVEEARALQGRLDKPKQEPNTLYGLLQSGASLSLLAVRASTGRWNASTRNEQPGFWVDWVLEGESLQRGDRIIEINGKPIGGRNREEMVRAIGSHSKSEIVVARPRKPSAAGVNQLSHQSLQQSQADNIRLQHRISYLEDQVRELLATKDQSGVIRSGVAVNGSGGAHITSISITSPPSTPPEGKTPQPPHIYNYIDEKGSSPRNGSPGHVTTTTIIKECDRINGELTNGASDVMKYNLRNSLSSSKISINGGDSLTAQYYNRKERDRREREARRQDRERYLQQFGAKLQRSTTDLESDCDRTRSLQHSHSRSHARSVEHLNGERKRLVAATTHETATTGRRGDNRTVKSLDFESDTNDQYASEPSGPIGKHGVRPAPPKKPLRLSLQRAQSLQTVDGLMLEAAIAASNGHDRKRGMKRSHKSGTKVVDPSATMTSQYIENSAPMQTASLGRQKYM, from the exons ATGGAATCCGGAACCATCGTCGTCAGTCATTCGCCAGCAGCCATTCCACGAGCATTCCTGAATGAACGTTCTTCTTCCATG acTATTCTTCCGACGCAAGGCAAATTACAACAACATCCACCGAGAATGTCACAGCTGGAAACACTTGAAGCAAAG ATGGCCAACATTGAAGTGTCGCTGTGCGCAGGGACGCCCAGGCGAAGAAAAGGAACATCCCTTGGAGGATCCTTGTCTGCCCGTTCTTCGCCACGACCCGAAACGGCACCATCCCGTGAGCTCCGAACCGCTCTACAGGACCGGGAAGCAGTGATACAGAG TTTACGACTACAGCTTGGCCTGGGGAAGCTGCCTCGACCAACAGGACCACCGCTGGACGACACGGAACGGCCAGTAGCCGAGCAACGGCTAGCGAAACTGAAATCGGACGCCGAAACAAAGCGACATGTGATTAAGAATCTAAAATCCGCCCTCGAAAAGTTGGATGTAACAGA CAATATCGACGTACGAATACGGCAGGCCGAGCTGGAGTATGCTCTAGGGCGCGAGGAACTGCAGTTACTGTCGCTGGTCGAGGAAGCGCGAGCCCTGCAGGGACGGCTAGACAAACCAAAGCAAGAACCAAACACGCTGTACGGGCTGTTGCAATCGGGCGCTAGCCTGAGTTTGCTTGCCGTCCGCGCGTCTACCGGACGCTGGAACGCAAGCACCAGAAATGAGCAGCCCGGTTTTTGGGTCGACTGGGTGCTGGAGGGCGAAAGTCTGCAGCGTGGTGATCGCATAATTGAAATCAACGGCAAACCGATCGGTGGCCGAAATCGGGAAGAAATGGTTCGTGCCATCGGGTCCCACTCAAAGTCGGAAATAGTGGTCGCACGTCCGAGAAAGCCATCCGCAGCGGGTGTGAATCAGCTGTCCCATCAGTCGCTGCAGCAATCGCAGGCCGACAATATTCGACTGCAGCACCGCATCTCGTACCTCGAGGATCAGGTGAGGGAGCTGCTCGCTACCAAAGACCAAAGTGGCGTGATTCGCAGCGGTGTGGCAGTGAACGGCAGTGGTGGAGCGCACATCACGTCCATTAGCATCACGTCACCTCCGTCGACGCCACCGGAGGGGAAAACACCACAACCGCCGCATATTTACAACTACATCGACGAAAAAGGATCTTCGCCGCGCAACGGCAGCCCGGGACACGTTACAACGACCACCATCATCAAGGAGTGCGATCGTATCAATGGCGAGCTGACAAACGGTGCCTCGGATGTGATGAAATATAATCTGCGAAATTCGCTGTCCTCCTCGAAGATCAGCATCAATGGGGGCGATTCGCTGACCGCCCAGTACTACAACCGCAAGGAAAGGGATAGGCGCGAGCGCGAGGCACGACGGCAGGATCGCGAACGCTATCTGCAGCAGTTCGGGGCAAAACTGCAGCGCAGCACGACTGATCTGGAGAGCGATTGTGATCGAACTCGGTCGCTACAGCACAGTCACAGCCGTAGCCACGCGCGAAGCGTAGAGCATTTGAACGGTGAGCGGAAACGGTTGGTGGCGGCGACCACCCACGAAACGGCCACTACCGGTCGCCGCGGTGACAATCGCACCGTAAAAAGTCTGGACTTTGAGTCGGACACCAACGACCAGTACGCGTCGGAACCGTCGGGACCGATTGGGAAACATGGTGTCCGGCCAGCACCACCAAAGAAGCCGCTCCGCCTGTCGCTGCAGCGTGCCCAAAGTCTGCAGACGGTGGATGGCTTGATGCTGGAAGCGGCAATAGCGGCTAGCAATGGGCACGATAGGAAGCGGGGCATGAAACGATCTCACAAGAGTGGCACCAAAGTGGTCGATCCGAGCGCGACGATGACTTCCCAATACATTGAGAACAGTGCTCCGATGCAGACGGCTTCGCTGGGGCGTCAGAAGTATATGTAG
- the LOC1274940 gene encoding 23 kDa integral membrane protein — MKSKVMDNLRERMNSCGTTTIKYLLFVFNLIFAISGLILLVAGIVVLVDVNDYQHFVQDRLMAPPVVLIVVGSLVFLVASLGCYGAIKESPKLLNAFAVFLLIVFLIEIAVAIAAIAFKADLQDALRKQLDKSIARHNNADMAAWNSVHRNMMCCGIQGPKDWYDNLNRTMPASCCKPDLIEPETNDCKNAPPLFMDRYYQDGCLMKLEDHFHKNAVVLIAVGFAIAIFQLLGVFFACWLSSSIKRSHA, encoded by the exons ATGAAGTCCAAAGTAATGGATAACTTACGAGAACGAATGAATTCCTGTGGGACAACTACCATAAAATATTTGCTGTTTGTGTTCAACCTTATCTTTGCG ATTTCAGGTCTGATCCTGCTGGTCGCGGGCATCGTTGTGCTGGTAGATGTCAACGACTATCAGCATTTTGTGCAGGACCGTTTGATGGCCCCGCCAGTGGTACTGATTGTCGTTGGATCGTTAGTGTTTCTGGTAGCGTCGCTCGGGTGCTACGGAGCGATTAAGGAGTCGCCGAAGCTGCTGAACGCGTTCGCTGTCTTCTTGCTCATAGTCTTTCTGATTGAGATCGCTGTCGCAATAGCGGCGATTGCCTTCAAGGCTGACCTACAGGACGCACTGAGAAAGCAGCTGGACAAGTCGATCGCTCGGCACAACAATGCTGACATGGCGGCATGGAACAGCGTACACCGGAATATGATGTGCTGCGGAATTCAGGGACCGAAGGATTGGTACGACAACTTGAACCGAACGATGCCTGCCTCGTGCTGCAAGCCAGATCTGATCGAACCCGAAACAAATGATTGTAAAAATGCACCACCGCTGTTTATGGATCGTTATTATCAG GACGGATGTTTGATGAAGCTAGAGGACCATTTCCACAAAAATGCAGTAGTTCTGATTGCTGTTGGATTTGCAATAGCCATATTTCAATTACTGGGAGTATTCTTTGCATGCTGGCTGTCATCTTCCATCAAAAGAAGTCATGCATAA
- the LOC1274941 gene encoding uncharacterized protein LOC1274941, with translation MKVLIALSTVLCVVLAKDQPRKAIVYLQGTSGVSGNVTISQPSCTEPVFIDINVVGLTPGKHGFHIHEKGDLTDGCASTGGHYNPDKVSHGAPNDQVRHVGDLGNIAADENGIAKTSYSDTVVSLYGARSVIGRAIVIHAEVDDLGKTNHPDSLKTGNAGGRVACGVIGILEPFDEPDSECSSGQQGLLPAAVTVVFSLLLTRSWVL, from the exons ATGAAGGTGCTAATTGCTCTATCGACCGTGCTGTGCGTCGTGCTGGCGAAG GACCAGCCCCGGAAGGCGATCGTTTACCTGCAGGGTACGTCCGGCGTGAGCGGTAACGTGACCATCTCGCAACCGTCATGCACCGAGCCGGTGTTCATCGACATCAACGTTGTGGGGCTGACCCCGGGCAAGCACGGGTTCCACATTCACGAGAAGGGTGACCTGACGGACGGTTGTGCCAGCACCGGCGGTCACTACAATCCCGACAAG GTCAGCCACGGGGCTCCGAACGATCAGGTGCGTCACGTCGGCGATCTCGGTAACATTGCCGCGGACGAGAACGGCATCGCGAAAACGTCCTACTCGGACACGGTCGTGTCGCTGTACGGAGCGCGCAGCGTAATCGGCCGGGCGATCGTCATCCACGCGGAGGTGGACGATCTCGGCAAGACGAACCATCCGGACTCGCTGAAGACTGGAAATGCCGGTGGACGCGTTGCCTGCGGCGTGATTGGAATTCT CGAGCCCTTCGATGAGCCGGACAGTGAGTGTAGCAGTGGTCAGCAGGGTCTCTTGCCAGCCGCAGTCACCGTCGTGTTTTCACTTTTACTGACCCGCTCGTGGGTGCTGTAG